One genomic region from Bubalus kerabau isolate K-KA32 ecotype Philippines breed swamp buffalo chromosome 7, PCC_UOA_SB_1v2, whole genome shotgun sequence encodes:
- the DSPP gene encoding dentin sialophosphoprotein, producing MKIIVYFCIWAVAWAIPVPQIKPLERHAVEKTVNLNLLAKSKVPIQGALNANDTTKESGGLMHENERGRQQDIQDGYKGDRNGSEWAELGGKSSSTGSMLVNEKGNTEDLKGGTGKPETYDHDGIQGQEDSLTANGLRGQVSIVHDAGAANGSHMDGIAENSSQNAGVGNTSPSEDATVVQEDGHQVAGSSNSTGQEAEINGNSCRDGADTSETTPQREDERNGNEEVGVLPVGSGAGNGEDVGLDNFEGSPSGNGADEDEDKGSGDGEDEEIGNGVKGSDTSKGQEGQSHGEEDDEDNSLGQNSVSSENDGPGDKEDAHVIDGDNISKSEEDSAGIPEDNGSQKTEDTQKPSHRENKAVENRITEKSEPTAIGKNQDKGMEMESPSSGHRNNVTKEAGKVSEDKESKGQHGMIVGKGNVKTQGEIDIIQGAGQKLESGNKLGPSQAHSDSNSDGYDSYEFDDESMQGDDPNSSDESNGSDDANSEGDNNHSSRGDASYNSDESNDNGNDSGSKGDDDGSDNTSDANDNGSDGSDNNGGDDNGKSGNSKDKSDGSDSSDSSDSDSSDSDSKSDSDSKSDSDSSDSSDSSDSSDSDSSDSDSKSDSDSSDSSDSSDSDSSDSDSKSDSDSSDSSDSDSKSDSDSSDSNDSSDSDSSDSSNSSDSDSKSDSNSSDSSDSDSNDSSDSDSSDSSDSSDSKSDSSDSSDSDSSDSDSSESDSKSDSDSSDSSDSSDSSDSKSGSSDSSDSSNSSDSDSSNSSDSSESSESDSKSDSDSSDSSDSSDSSDSDSSDSSDSSDSDSKSDSDSSDSSDSSDSDSSDSDSSDSDSSDSSDSSDSSDSSDSSDSNSSDSDSKSDSNSSNSSDSSDSTDSKSDSSDSSDSDSKSDSDSSDSSDSDSSDSSDSSDSSNSSDSSNSDTKSDSDSSDSSDSDSSDSDSSDSSDSSDSSDSDSSNSSDSDTKSDSDTSDSDSSDSDSSDSDSTDSDSSDSSDSSDSSDSDSSDSSDSSDSSNSSDSDSKSDSDSSDSKSKSGNGNNNGASSDSDSDSEGSDSNHSTSDD from the exons atgaagatcattgtatatttttgcatttGGGCAGTAGCATGGGCCATTCCA GTGCCTCAAATCAAGCCTTTGGAGAGACATGCTGTTGAGAaaactgtgaatttaaatcttCTAGCAAAATCAAAAGTTCCAATACAG gGTGCATTAAATGCCAATGATACCACCAAAGAAAGTGGTGGCCTCATGCATGAAAATGAACGAGGAAGGCAACAGGATATCCAAGATGGTTACAAAGGAGACAGAAATGGTTCTGagtgggcagagctgggagggaaAAGTTCTTCAACAGGTTCCATGTTAGTAAACGAAAAGGGAAATACAGAGGATCTAAAGGGGGGCACAGGAAAACCAGAAACATACGACCATGATGGGATCCAAGGACAAGAAGACAGCCTCACTGCAAACGGCCTCAGGGGACAAGTAAGCATCGTCCACGACGCTGGAGCAGCAAATGGGAGCCATATGGATGGGATTGCTGAGAACAGTTCCCAAAATGCAGGCGTTGGAAATACAAGTCCAAGTGAGGACGCCACTGTTGTCCAAGAGGATGGACATCAAGTAGCTGGAAGCAGTAACAGTACAGGTCAGGAGGCTGAAATCAATGGGAATTCCTGTAGAGATGGGGCTGACACGAGTGAAACAACACCTCAGAGAGAAGATGAGAGAAATGGGAATGAGGAGGTAGGGGTATTGCCAGTGGGGAGTGGAGCTGGAAATGGAGAAGATGTTGGTTTGGATAATTTTGAAGGAAGTCCTAGTGGGAATGGAGCAGATGAAGATGAAGACAAGGGCTCTGGTGATGGTGAAGATGAAGAAATAGGGAATGGAGTGAAGGGTAGTGATACCAGCAAGGGCCAGGAGGGTCAATCTCATGGAGAAGAGGATGATGAGGACAATAGCTTAGGTCAAAATTCAGTTAGTAGTGAAAATGATGGCCCTGGGGACAAAGAAGATGCCCATGTCATTGATGGAGACAACATCTCCAAGAGTGAGGAAGATTCTGCAGGTATTCCAGAAGACAACGGTAGCCAGAAAACAGAGGACACTCAAAAACCCAGTCACAGAGAGAACAAAGCTGTGGAAAATAGAATCACTGAAAAGTCAGAGCCAACTGCTATTGGGAAGAACCAAGATAAG GGAATGGAAATGGAAAgtcccagcagtggccacagaaacAATGTTACTAAAGAAGCTGGGAAAGTGAGCGAAGATAAAGAGAGTAAAGGCCAACATGGAATGATTGTGGGCAAAGGAAATGTCAAGACGCAAGGAGAGATTGACATTATACAAGGAGCTGGCCAGAAACTGGAATCTGGAAACAAGCTTGGACCCAGCCAAGCACATAGTGACAGTAACAGTGATGGGTATGACAGCTACGAGTTTGACGATGAATCCATGCAAGGAGATGATCCCAACAGCAGTGATGAGTCTAATGGCAGTGATGATGCCAATTCTGAAGGTGATAATAATCACAGTAGCCGAGGAGATGCTTCTTATAACTCTGATGAATCAAATGACAATGGCAATGACAGTGGCTCAAAAGGAGATGATGATGGTAGTGATAACACATCAGATGCTAACGATAATGGTAGTGATGGCAGTGATAACAATGGAGGTGATGACAATGGCAAATCAGGCAACAGCAAAGATAAATCAGACGGCAGTGACAGCAGTGACAGCAGTGACAGTGACAGCAGTGACAGTGACAGCAAGTCAGACAGTGACAGTAAGTCAGACAGTGACAGTAGTGATAGCAGTGACAGCAGTGACAGTAGTGACAGTGACAGCAGTGACAGTGACAGTAAGTCAGACAGTGACAGCAGTGACAGCAGTGACAGTAGTGACAGTGACAGCAGTGACAGTGACAGTAAATCAGACAGTGACAGTAGTGATAGCAGTGACAGTGACAGTAAGTCAGACAGTGACAGCAGCGACAGTAATGACAGCAGTGACAGTGACAGCAGTGACAGCAGCAATAGCAGTGATAGTGACAGTAAGTCAGACAGTAACAGCAGCGACAGCAGTGACAGTGACAGTAATGACAGCAGTGACAGTGACAGCAGTGACAGTAGTGACAGCAGTGATAGCAAATCAGACAGTAGTGACAGCAGTGATAGTGACAGCAGCGACAGTGACAGCAGTGAAAGTGACAGTAAATCAGATAGTGACAGCAGTGATAGCAGTGACAGCAGTGACAGTAGTGACAGCAAATCAGGCAGTAGTGACAGCAGTGACAGTAGTAACAGCAGTGATAGTGACAGCAGCAATAGCAGCGATAGTAGTGAAAGCAGTGAAAGTGACAGTAAATCAGATAGTGACAGTAGTGACAGCAGTGACAGCAGTGACAGCAGTGATAGTGACAGCAGCGACAGTAGTGACAGCAGTGACAGTGACAGTAAATCAGACAGTGACAGCAGTGACAGTAGTGACAGCAGTGATAGTGACAGCAGTGATAGTGACAGCAGTGATAGTGACAGCAGCGACAGTAGCGATAGCAGTGACAGCAGTGACAGTAGTGACAGCAGTGACAGCAATAGCAGCGACAGTGACAGTAAATCAGACAGTAACAGTAGTAACAGCAGTGACAGTAGCGACAGTACTGACAGCAAGTCAGACAGTAGTGACAGCAGCGACAGTGACAGTAAATCAGACAGCGACAGCAGTGACAGCAGTGACAGTGACAGCAGCGACAGCAGCGACAGCAGCGACAGTAGCAATAGCAGTGACAGCAGCAATAGTGACACTAAATCTGACAGTGACAGCAGCGACAGCAGTGACAGTGACAGCAGTGACAGTGACAGCAGTGACAGTAGCGATAGCAGTGACAGCAGCGATAGTGACAGCAGCAATAGCAGCGATAGTGACACTAAATCTGACAGCGACACCAGCGACAGTGACAGCAGCGACAGTGACAGCAGCGACAGTGACAGCACTGACAGTGACAGCAGCGACAGTAGCGATAGTAGTGACAGCAGCGACAGTGACAGCAGTGACAGTAGTGATAGCAGTGACAGCAGCAATAGCAGTGATAGTGACAGTAAGTCAGACAGTGACAGCAGCGACAGCAAGAGCAAGTCTGGTAATGGCAACAACAATGGAGCTAGCAGTGACAGTGACAGTGACAGTGAAGGCAGTGACAGTAATCACTCAACAAGTGACGATTAG